In Saccharolobus solfataricus, a genomic segment contains:
- a CDS encoding RNA-guided endonuclease InsQ/TnpB family protein, producing MAPSSGQLLGDEEREPTPTPAMPEEGVYEVKYSNRRTNVVRLLPNGFQERKLRRLANLSAKLFNEVNFERRQQFFHEGKVDFKGTWNKYYEKYKTILGVNAQAVLQKNNEAWSSFFSLLKLKKERKLPPHMNRVSPPRYWKDREAGKRKQILVVRQDRYKVDAGNHKDFNMEIDFVGRLKWYGKQGRLEIIFDETKNAWYAHIPIEVGVEETGKKSKHVVKGERKSIQISKPKGNKVTSIDLGINVIASVVVNDGTWLLYKGVRTKEDYFYFQRRISEVQSLADRTRNIGEYDAYLELLREKRRFFKKLTRRLTHLYRNLASHLIETLHELGVSTIYLGYPFNIVQEKGNKFTVNMWSYRKLMVSLD from the coding sequence ATGGCACCCTCCTCTGGTCAACTCTTAGGGGATGAGGAGCGGGAGCCGACTCCTACTCCCGCAATGCCAGAGGAGGGTGTCTACGAAGTTAAATACTCAAATCGAAGAACCAATGTAGTACGTCTTCTTCCAAATGGTTTTCAAGAAAGAAAGCTGAGGAGGTTAGCTAATCTCTCTGCAAAGCTCTTCAACGAAGTTAACTTCGAAAGGAGGCAACAATTCTTTCACGAAGGGAAAGTAGACTTTAAGGGAACGTGGAACAAATACTACGAGAAGTACAAGACTATACTGGGTGTTAATGCTCAAGCTGTCCTTCAGAAGAATAATGAAGCGTGGTCATCCTTCTTCTCCTTGTTAAAACTGAAGAAGGAAAGAAAACTACCACCACACATGAACCGCGTTTCTCCGCCTAGATACTGGAAGGACAGAGAAGCAGGGAAAAGAAAGCAAATACTAGTTGTTAGACAAGATCGTTACAAGGTAGATGCTGGAAATCACAAGGACTTTAACATGGAGATAGACTTTGTCGGTAGACTCAAATGGTATGGTAAACAAGGTAGATTAGAAATAATTTTTGACGAGACCAAGAACGCTTGGTATGCTCACATACCAATTGAAGTAGGTGTTGAGGAAACTGGAAAGAAGAGTAAGCACGTCGTCAAGGGTGAGAGAAAGTCCATCCAGATTTCCAAACCAAAGGGAAACAAAGTAACTTCAATCGATCTAGGCATCAACGTAATAGCTAGTGTAGTAGTTAACGACGGAACTTGGTTGTTGTATAAGGGTGTTAGAACAAAGGAGGACTACTTTTACTTCCAAAGAAGGATTTCAGAAGTGCAATCGTTAGCTGACAGAACCAGAAACATTGGTGAATATGATGCGTACCTAGAATTGTTGAGGGAAAAGAGGAGGTTTTTTAAGAAACTAACTAGGAGGCTCACTCATCTATATCGTAACTTAGCTTCTCACCTTATTGAAACACTCCACGAACTAGGAGTGTCAACAATTTATCTAGGTTATCCATTTAACATTGTGCAGGAGAAGGGTAATAAGTTTACAGTGAACATGTGGTCTTATCGTAAGTTGATGGTTTCTCTCGATTGA
- a CDS encoding type II toxin-antitoxin system VapC family toxin — protein MKGNGFLFDASALYPLLDYIDKIDVKKIYILTLTFYEVGNAIWKEYYIHKKVKDPITLSMLFNDLLRRFNVVEDPPLDKVMKVAIDKGLTYYDASYVYVAESLGLTLVSNNRELIRKANAITLEELIKGV, from the coding sequence ATGAAAGGTAACGGGTTTTTATTCGACGCTTCAGCTTTATACCCACTTTTAGACTACATCGACAAGATTGACGTCAAGAAAATTTATATACTTACCTTGACTTTTTACGAGGTAGGAAACGCGATATGGAAAGAGTATTATATACACAAGAAGGTAAAGGACCCAATAACCCTTTCTATGCTTTTTAACGATTTACTTAGGCGCTTTAACGTAGTAGAAGACCCACCTTTAGATAAGGTAATGAAGGTCGCTATAGACAAGGGTTTAACTTATTATGATGCGTCTTACGTATACGTTGCTGAGTCTTTAGGCCTCACTCTAGTATCTAACAATCGTGAGTTGATAAGAAAGGCCAACGCTATTACATTAGAGGAGTTGATAAAAGGGGTTTAA